One Phragmites australis chromosome 23, lpPhrAust1.1, whole genome shotgun sequence DNA window includes the following coding sequences:
- the LOC133906647 gene encoding prefoldin subunit 3-like, whose amino-acid sequence MAAASTPQGVAERRGIPAAAFVEDVEAYLRQAGLDVSSALAFLQERLQQYKIVEMKLLAQQRDLQAKIPDIEKCLDIVATLQAKKAFGEALIADFELSEGIYSRAKIEDTDSVCLWLGANVMLEYSCDEANTLLKKNLENAKSSLEVLVADLQFLRDQQTITQVTIARVFNWDVHQRRSKQAVKES is encoded by the exons atggcGGCGGCGTCGACGCCGCAGGGGGTGGCGGAGCGGCGGGGCATCCCGGCGGCGGCCTTCGTGGAGGACGTCGAGGCCTACCTCCGCCAGGCCGGGCTCGACGTCAGCTCTGCCCTCGCCTTCCTCCAGGAAAG GCTACAGCAGTACAAGATAGTGGAGATGAAACTTCTAGCACAACAGAGAGATCTTCAG GCAAAAATTCCAGATATAGAGAAGTGCTTGGACATTGTTGCAACATTACAAGCTAAAAAGGCTTTCGGTGAG GCGCTCATAGCTGATTTTGAACTATCCGAGGGAATCTACTCACGTGCAAAAATTGAGGATACCGACTCAGTGTGCCTATGGTTAGGTGCCAATGTGATGCTGGAATATTCCTGCGATGAG GCCAATACCCTCTTGAAAAAGAATTTGGAAAATGCCAAGTCCAGTTTAGAAGTCCTTGTTGCTGATCTTCAGTTCTTGCGAGACCAACAAACCATCACTCAG GTTACAATTGCTCGGGTATTCAACTGGGATGTGCACCAACGAAGAAGCAAACAGGCTGTAAAGGAATCTTGA
- the LOC133906633 gene encoding probable glycerol-3-phosphate acyltransferase 3 has translation MAKKTMAAAAHELFSTLFQPRTTAPRPPPRLSPTVHRCAPPAAGVAGAGTTLVVDVDGALLLSRSLFPYFMLVALEAGGFLRGLVLLLLCPAISSLAALAGRDLALRAMAAVAFCGLRASWFRAGRAVLPRWLLEDVAAEALEAARRVGDPARVVWASAMPRVMVEPFLREYLQVPAATAVAAREMKTVWGFYTGLMEEDGETMSELRKKAVEGDDDVVGFSGGSMEFLRSPLPSVCKELHVVSQEEKSKWRRLARRDYPKPLVFHDGRLAFRPTPLAAVAMYTWLPLGAALAVVRLAVALVLPYRHATAILAATGQSWRLRGALPPDSRGAGASGQLYACNHRTLIDPVYVSIALDRPVRAVSYGLSRVSDFISPIGRTVHLARDRARDGAAMALLLSGGDSVVVCPEGTTCREPYLLRFSPLFAELGGDGGVVPVALAAETSMFYGTTAGGWKGVDPFYYLSNPRMCYTVQFLDRVDTAPLREGKAASTDVANRAQRMIAEALGYECSMLTRKDKYLMLAGNDGAVRHGAK, from the exons ATGGCCAAGAagacgatggcggcggcggctcacGAGCTCTTCTCCACACTCTTCCAACCCCGCACCACCGCTCCTCGGCCGCCGCCCCGGCTCTCACCCACCGTACACAGGTGCGCCCCTCCGGCGGCgggggtcgcgggcgccgggaCAACGCTGGTCGTCGACGTCGACGGCGCCCTGCTCCTGTCGCGCTCCCTCTTCCCCTACTTCATGCTCGTCGCCCTCGAGGCTGGCGGCTTCCTCCGCGGCCTCGTTCTGCTGCTCCTCTGCCCGGCCATCTCCAGCCTCGCCgccctcgccggccgcgaccTCGCCCTGAGGGCCATGGCCGCGGTCGCCTTCTGCGGGCTGCGCGCGTCCTGGTTCCGCGCCGGCCGCGCCGTGCTGCCGCGGTGGCTCCTGGAGGACGTGGCGGCCGAGGCGCTCGAGGCGGCGCGGAGGGTGGGAGACCCGGCAAGGGTAGTGTGGGCGAGCGCGATGCCGAGAGTGATGGTGGAGCCGTTCTTGAGGGAGTACCTGCAGGTGCCGGCGGCCACCGCCGTCGCGGCGAGGGAGATGAAGACGGTGTGGGGGTTCTACACCGGCCTCATGGAGGAAGACGGCGAGACGATGTcggagctgaggaagaaggCTGTTGAGGGCGACGACGACGTCGTGGGGTTCTCTGGAGGCTCCATGGAGTTCCTTCGGTCTCCTCTCCCGTCCGTTTGCAAG GAGCTGCATGTGGTGAGCCAGGAGGAGAAGAGCAAGTGGCGGCGCCTGGCGCGACGCGACTACCCCAAGCCGCTCGTCTTCCACGACGGCCGGCTCGCCTTCCGGCCGacgccgctcgccgccgtggCCATGTACACGTGGCTCCCCCTCGGCGCAGCTCTCGCCGTCGTCCGCCTCGCCGTCGCGCTCGTCCTGCCGTACCGGCACGCCACGGCGATCCTCGCCGCCACCGGCCAGTCGTGGCGCCTGCGTGGCGCGCTGCCGCCGGACAGTCGTGGCGCTGGCGCCTCCGGCCAGCTCTACGCCTGCAACCACCGCACGCTCATCGATCCGGTGTACGTGTCCATCGCACTGGACCGGCCCGTGCGCGCAGTGTCCTACGGCCTGAGCCGCGTCTCAGACTTCATCTCCCCGATCGGCCGCACCGTGCACCTCGCCCGGGACCGCGCCCGCGACGGCGCCGCCATGGCGCTTCTCCTCAGCGGCGGCGACAGCGTGGTGGTATGCCCCGAGGGTACCACCTGCCGCGAGCCGTACCTGCTCCGGTTCAGCCCGCTCTTCGCCGAACTCGGTGGCGATGGCGGCGTCGTGCCCGTGGCGCTCGCCGCCGAGACGAGCATGTTCTACGGCACGACGGCCGGCGGGTGGAAGGGCGTCGACCCGTTCTACTACCTGTCCAACCCCAGGATGTGCTACACGGTACAGTTCCTTGACAGGGTGGACACGGCGCCGCTGAGGGAGGGGAAGGCGGCGAGCACCGACGTGGCCAACCGCGCGCAGCGGATGATCGCAGAGGCGCTGGGGTACGAGTGCTCCATGCTCACCAGGAAGGATAAGTACCTCATGCTCGCCGGCAACGATGGCGCCGTGCGCCACGGCGCCAAGTGA